From Micromonospora echinospora, one genomic window encodes:
- a CDS encoding metallophosphoesterase family protein encodes MTYVRQLLAISDLHVVYAENRAIVEGLRPGNAGDWLIVAGDVGEFVADVEWALGLLSERFAKVIWAPGNHELWTPRDDVVQLRGEARYRHLVEICRRLGVVTPEDPYPVWDPDGDPVLIAPLFVGYDYTWRPPGTYTREQALALAHETGVVCTDEILLHPDPYPSRDAWCRARVIQTERRLDTERGGLPTVLVNHYPLVREPTRILRFPEFAQWCGTDLTADWHLRYEARVAVYGHLHIPRTTWYDGVRFEEVSVGYPREWRRRATAPGQLRPLLPAPVRHLG; translated from the coding sequence GTGACCTACGTCCGCCAACTGCTCGCGATCAGCGACCTGCACGTCGTGTACGCGGAGAACCGTGCGATCGTCGAGGGCCTGCGCCCCGGCAACGCCGGGGACTGGCTGATCGTCGCCGGTGACGTCGGCGAGTTCGTCGCCGACGTCGAGTGGGCGCTCGGTCTGCTCAGCGAGCGTTTCGCCAAGGTGATCTGGGCGCCGGGCAACCACGAACTGTGGACGCCCCGGGACGACGTCGTGCAATTGCGCGGTGAGGCGCGCTACCGGCACCTGGTCGAGATCTGTCGCCGGCTCGGCGTGGTCACCCCGGAGGATCCGTACCCGGTGTGGGATCCCGACGGCGATCCCGTCCTGATCGCCCCGCTCTTCGTCGGGTACGACTACACGTGGCGGCCCCCGGGGACGTACACCCGGGAACAGGCGCTGGCCCTGGCGCACGAGACCGGCGTGGTCTGCACCGACGAGATCCTGCTGCACCCGGACCCGTATCCGAGCCGGGACGCCTGGTGCCGGGCCCGGGTCATCCAGACCGAACGGCGGCTCGACACGGAGCGTGGCGGACTGCCCACCGTCCTGGTCAACCACTACCCGCTGGTCCGTGAGCCGACCCGCATCCTGCGGTTCCCCGAGTTCGCGCAGTGGTGCGGCACCGACCTCACGGCGGACTGGCACCTGCGCTACGAGGCCCGCGTCGCCGTCTACGGCCACCTGCACATCCCCCGCACCACCTGGTACGACGGGGTGCGCTTCGAGGAGGTGTCGGTCGGCTACCCGCGTGAGTGGCGTCGCCGGGCCACCGCGCCGGGGCAGCTCCGACCGCTGCTGCCGGCCCCCGTCCGACACCTCGGCTGA